One window of Paenibacillus albicereus genomic DNA carries:
- a CDS encoding LCP family protein, protein MKPKKSRARKAWTWTASILALLLVLGAAGYYNRTTLALWGFDLFLAKDVEKQLENSYKPTTDSKPAPPPAEQIKYTQADPYSVLLLGVDARDAEQGRSDTMMYTVVRPKEGAILMVSIPRDTYTEIVGKDREDKITHAYAFGGAKMAVDTVENLLGNDVDYYAAVNFNGFKNLIDAMGGISLPIEEDLVNDDPGHEKFIVKAGLDKYMGQDALNYVRYREDAGGDVSRTERQQTFVEAIMDEASSMSSWAKIPDYVGIMGENFATDIPPSEMIEMAKAMLQGKNRSIYTHTLKGEGGKHSRTGAWYYFADEEDVAKSKTLIVDWMNPGKSLTELTGTGASAADKQDVAGNGKEREVSTASAGADE, encoded by the coding sequence ATGAAGCCAAAAAAATCGCGCGCCCGGAAGGCATGGACGTGGACCGCATCCATCCTGGCGCTGCTGCTCGTGCTCGGAGCGGCGGGATATTATAATCGCACAACATTGGCTCTGTGGGGCTTCGACCTGTTCCTGGCGAAGGACGTCGAGAAGCAGCTGGAAAACTCCTACAAGCCGACGACCGACAGCAAGCCGGCTCCGCCGCCGGCCGAGCAGATCAAGTATACACAGGCCGATCCGTACTCGGTGCTGCTGCTTGGCGTGGACGCCCGCGACGCGGAGCAGGGCCGCTCGGACACGATGATGTACACGGTCGTCCGGCCCAAGGAAGGCGCTATCCTCATGGTGTCGATCCCGAGGGACACCTATACGGAGATCGTCGGCAAAGACCGGGAAGATAAAATCACCCATGCCTATGCGTTCGGCGGTGCCAAGATGGCCGTCGATACGGTCGAGAACCTGCTCGGCAACGACGTCGATTATTACGCCGCCGTCAACTTCAACGGCTTCAAGAACCTGATCGACGCCATGGGCGGCATCTCGCTGCCGATCGAAGAGGATCTGGTGAATGACGATCCCGGCCATGAGAAGTTCATCGTGAAGGCGGGTCTGGACAAATACATGGGCCAGGACGCGCTCAACTACGTGCGCTACCGCGAAGACGCGGGCGGCGACGTCAGCCGCACGGAGCGGCAGCAGACGTTCGTCGAGGCGATCATGGACGAAGCGTCGAGCATGTCCTCATGGGCCAAAATTCCGGATTATGTCGGCATCATGGGCGAGAACTTCGCCACCGACATCCCGCCGAGCGAAATGATCGAGATGGCCAAAGCGATGCTGCAGGGCAAAAACCGCTCCATTTACACGCATACGCTCAAGGGCGAGGGCGGCAAGCATAGCCGGACCGGCGCCTGGTATTACTTCGCCGACGAAGAGGATGTCGCCAAAAGCAAGACGCTTATCGTAGACTGGATGAATCCCGGCAAGTCGCTGACAGAGCTGACCGGGACGGGGGCGTCCGCTGCGGATAAGCAGGATGTCGCCGGCAATGGCAAAGAACGGGAAGTGTCTACGGCTTCGGCCGGCGCGGACGAGTAA
- a CDS encoding CBS domain-containing protein, whose protein sequence is MNIAFFLLPKAEVITLTQEATLRQTLEKMEHHRYTAVPILDEKGGYAATVTEGDLLWFMKNENLSFEQTHRVSLSEVPMRVRLKPVRIDANMEDLISLAKVQNFVPVVDDMNRFIGIVRRSDIIDYCAKGLFRGKEETAAAKE, encoded by the coding sequence ATGAATATCGCGTTTTTCCTTCTTCCCAAGGCGGAAGTCATCACGCTCACGCAGGAAGCGACGCTGCGGCAGACGCTGGAGAAGATGGAGCATCATCGCTATACGGCGGTGCCGATCCTGGACGAGAAGGGCGGCTATGCGGCTACCGTGACCGAGGGCGATCTGCTCTGGTTCATGAAGAACGAGAACCTCAGCTTCGAGCAGACGCACCGCGTCAGCCTCTCCGAGGTGCCGATGCGGGTGCGGCTCAAGCCGGTGCGCATCGACGCCAACATGGAAGATCTGATCTCGCTGGCCAAGGTGCAGAACTTCGTGCCGGTCGTGGACGACATGAACCGCTTCATCGGCATCGTCCGCCGCAGCGACATCATCGACTATTGCGCCAAAGGCCTTTTCCGCGGCAAGGAAGAGACGGCTGCCGCAAAGGAATAG
- a CDS encoding DUF2232 domain-containing protein codes for MKTDGKSILWSIAALLLLLSIGVPLLNVLTVALLMVPYVVLYTTLSKRMFAAHVIPVWLIVYLAAGPAPLIVGLFFLVPSIVMGHYYRTGKPVRSRMTAVLISLVAIVLLELVLFDLVLDLSVIGALQDQLRTASNRVVSEGVMQDLWTADMVDQLVDSIVQVIPQALLLTAFLLTAIAQYGSRIALRAYGLHPAGMPPAHEWRVPRILVTYYLIVLLLQLLIPAGDGSFLATAVANLVPLLRFVFTVQAIGFFFFLAHEKRWPKGVPIFIGFLLLLFPPLSLIGVLDAAFPIRKSFQKP; via the coding sequence TTGAAAACCGATGGGAAATCCATCCTATGGAGCATCGCCGCTCTCTTGCTGCTGCTCTCGATCGGAGTGCCGCTGCTCAACGTTTTGACCGTCGCCTTGCTGATGGTTCCATATGTCGTGCTCTATACGACGCTTTCCAAGCGCATGTTCGCCGCCCATGTAATCCCGGTGTGGCTGATCGTCTATCTGGCGGCCGGACCCGCCCCGCTCATCGTCGGTCTGTTCTTTCTCGTGCCCTCCATCGTCATGGGCCACTATTACCGGACGGGCAAGCCCGTTCGCTCGCGCATGACGGCGGTGCTGATCAGCCTCGTGGCGATCGTGCTGCTCGAGCTGGTGCTGTTCGATCTCGTGCTGGACCTGTCGGTCATCGGGGCGCTGCAGGACCAGCTCCGTACGGCATCGAACCGCGTCGTGAGCGAAGGGGTCATGCAGGACCTGTGGACGGCCGACATGGTCGATCAGCTCGTCGACTCCATCGTGCAGGTCATTCCGCAAGCGCTGCTGCTGACGGCTTTCCTGCTGACGGCGATCGCCCAGTACGGTTCGAGGATCGCGCTGCGGGCCTACGGCCTCCATCCGGCAGGCATGCCCCCGGCCCACGAGTGGCGGGTGCCACGCATCCTCGTCACGTATTACCTGATCGTGCTGCTGCTCCAGCTGCTCATTCCGGCCGGGGACGGCTCGTTTCTGGCGACGGCGGTGGCCAATCTCGTGCCGCTGCTTCGGTTCGTCTTCACCGTCCAGGCGATCGGATTCTTCTTCTTCCTGGCGCATGAGAAGCGCTGGCCCAAGGGCGTGCCGATCTTCATCGGATTTCTTCTGCTGTTGTTCCCGCCCCTCAGCCTGATCGGCGTGCTGGACGCGGCGTTTCCGATCCGCAAGTCGTTCCAGAAACCTTGA